In Candidatus Manganitrophus morganii, the genomic window ATCGGCTCGCCGGTGATCATCGACTCATCGACGGAGCTGCTTCCTTCCACAATCACCCCGTCGACCGGAATCCGCTCCCCCGGCCGGACCCGGAGAAGATCTCCCGGCCGAACCGCATCCAGCGAAACATCCTCCTCCGTTTGATCCCGAAGCCGCCGTGCGGTCTTGGGGGTCAAGCCGAGGAGCGCGCGGATGGCGCTGCTCGTTTGGCTTCGGGCGCGCAGCTCCAATACCTGGCCGAGCTGAACCAGAACGATAATCGCCGCGGAAACCTCGAAATAAACCGGAACCTGACCATGGTGTCCACGGAGCGTTTCCGGAAAGAGCTCCGGGAAAAGGACCGCCGCGACACTGTAGAGGTAGGCAATCCCAGTTCCGATGGCGATGAGGGTGAACATATTGAGCGAGCGGTTGACGATGGAGTTCCACCCCCGCTGAAAGAAGGGCCCTCCCCCCCAAAGAACAACCGGGGTCGCAAGGATAAACTGAATCCAGGCAAGGATCCGAGGTGACGCGATTCCCCCGAGCGGATTTCCCGGAATCATCTCCGACATCGACAGCAGCACCAGCGGGAGGGTTAGAACAGCGCTGATCCGGAAACGGCGGGTCATATCGACCAGCTCGGGGTTGGCCTCCTCTTCGACCGTGACCGTTCTCGGCCCCAGCGCCATCCCGCAGATCGGGCACGATCCCGGCGCATCGCGGACGATCTCCGGATGCATCGGGCAGACATACTCGGTTTTTGTCGCCGGAGGGGCGATCACCGCCGGCTCCAGGGCCATGCCGCACTTCGGGCAGGCTCCCGGACCAAGCTGCCGGACCTCCGGGTCCATCGGGCAGATATATTCGGTTCCAGGAGGGGGAGGGGGGGAGGGCTCGGACGCCGGCGGCGCTCCCTCCAAAAACCGGGCGGGCGATTCCCGGAACCGGTCGAGACAAAACTGAGAGCAGAAATAATAGGTCTCTCCCTGATAGTCAAACGTTCCCACCGACTCTTCCGGCGTGATCTCCATCAGACAGATCGGGTCGGTAAATGTTTTCTTCTTCTTTTCACCTTGTGCTTCGGAAGACATACCGATTCCTTCGAGAAAATTATCCTTACAAAGATCATTTTATGACAGGTCGGGCGTCAAATCTACCCTTAGGAGAAGATTTTCGAAGGGCCGATTTGGCGAACCTCCCCTTTGACCGATGCTCCGGCGGAGAGGGCAAAGGTGGCCCCTTCTTGCAGCGTCATCGCGGTCCGGACGATCCGCGCCCGATCGACGATATGGATTGCGCCGAGATAGAGGTGATTGCTTGGAATGAAAACGGAAACGAGATTTCGCCGTGTTCCGTCTTCCTGCAGCAGACTGAACTCGCTGGTGAGGAATCCGGCGTCGAAACCCTCCCCATTCATCTTCTTGATCAAAACAAACTCTTTGAAACCGGAGGGATTGTTGGGGTTGAAGCTGTCGACGATTTGTTTGATGCCGCGGTAGAGTCCCTTCACGATCGGAAGGCGATCCAGGAACCGATCGATCCAACCGATGAACAGCGCGCCGCTCACGCTGGGAACGATCAGGCCGGCGATCAAAATGATCGCCACTGTCGCAAGGACCCCGAGCCCCCAAACCTCGACCCCGATGACGCGGCGGAGCCACGGTTGGGCGACGCTGTCGATCGCATGGAAGAGCCAGATCAGCAGGGTCACGGTGAGGTAAAGGGGCAGCAGGGCGAGCAGCCCCGTCAACATGGTATTGCGCAGTTGCTTCATCATTCTTTTTCTCCAGGAATTATAAGGAGTCGTTGTATATTTTAACTCCGGAATCCGAATTCCGCACGCTGCACTTTTCTTAAACTCCCCATCCCCCGCTTAGATGGATGTTCCCCCCGGTCACATAGCGGGCCTCGTCGGAGAGGAGGAAACGGGCAACCGACACCGCGTCGGAGAGCTCCCCGACGTAACCGGCCGGAATATTTTTGATCATCCCGGCCATCTCCGACTCCGGGGCGCTCCCCGATCGGATGAAGCCGGGGGAGATCGCGTTGACGGTGATTCCATGTGGCGCCAAAAGCTTCGCAAGAGATCGGGTCAGTATCAAAACGCCGACCTTGGCGATGTAGTGCGCCGTGATCTGCGGCTGGCCGATCATCTGGTCGGCGTTGGCCATGCTGAAGCTGACGATCCGTCCCCACCGGCGTTCCTTCATCCCGGGGGCGACCAGCCGGCTGAGATAAAAGAGAGGATGAAGATTGTGATCGAACATGGCATGCCATCCCTCGATCGTCTCCTCCAGGAGATTCACCCGATGGTAGGGGCCCGCCGCGTTGATGAGGGCGTCGATCCGCCCCCACTCCCGTTCGACCTGTTTTACAAAGGCCTCGGCCGCTTTCGGATCGGAAACATCGGCCCGGACCGAAAGGGCCCGCGCCCCCTTCTTCCGGATCGCCTCCGCCGTCTCGCTCCCCTCCTTCTCGCTCGTCCGATGACAGAGCGCCACCGACCATCCCCGCTCGGCGAGATCGAGCCCGACGGCGCGACCGATCCCTTTCGCCCCCCCCGCGATTACCGCAACCCGCTCCGACATGATCGCTCCCTCCCGTCCGACAACCGTTCTCTGTATAGTCTCATTTCCGATTTCAGTCAACACCGGACGATTGACTTACGCTCGGTTTCATATTATAAATTCATGGCTTAGAAAACAACTCTATCGAACCACTTTTTATTATGGAGGCTCATCTGTGGACTGGCTCGCTGATCCTCAGGCGTGGATTGCGTTAACGACCCTTACGGCGCTGGAGATCGTTCTCGGGATCGACAACATCATCTTTATCTCCATCCTCGCCGGAAAGCTCCCAGAGAGCGAACAGCCGAAAGCCCGCACCATCGGCCTGATGCTGGCGATGATCACCCGGATCGGGCTCCTTTTCTCCCTCTCCTGGATCATGCGCCTGACCGCTCCGATCGTGACGATCTTTTCCAACGAGATTTCGGGACGCGATGTCATCCTGCTGGCCGGCGGCCTCTTCCTTCTCGCCAAGAGCACGCACGAAATTCATGAGAAGCTGGAGGGGGAGGAGGGGCGCGCTTCGGCCAAAGCAGCCGCCTCATTCGCCAGCGTGATTGTTCAAATTCTTTTGCTCGACATCGTCTTCTCGCTCGACTCGGTGATCACGGCGGTCGGGATGGTCGATCGGATCTCGATTATGATCGTCGCGGTGATGATCGCCGTCGTTTTCATGATCTTCTTCGCGGGCGCGATCAGCGATTTCGTCCACCGCCATCCGACCGTGAAGATGCTCGCCTTAAGCTTTCTTCTCTTGATCGGGGTGACGCTGGTCGCCGAAGGGCTCGATCAACACTTCCCCAAAGGGTACATTTATTTCGCCATGGCTTTCTCCGTTTTTGTCGAGATGCTGAACTTAAAGATGCGGGGACGCGCCGCGGCGCCGGTCAAGCTTCGGGAGCCTTATATTGAGGGAGAAGGCAAAGGGGTCGTGCCGGGACCGGATTGAGGGGATAAACCTAGACCGCCCGAGCGCGCCGCGCCCGAACCAACTCGATGACCCCGGGTAAAATCGATACCACGATGATGCCGAGAATCACCAGGGTGAAGTTCTTCTTCACCACTGGAATGTTTCCGAAGAAGTACCCCGCATATAAAAATGAGCTGATCCAAACCAGCCCGCCGACGACGTTGTATACGGCGAAGTGCCAGTAGCTCATCCGGCCAATTCCCGCAACGAAGGGGGCGAAGGTCCGGATGATCGGGACGAATCGGGCAAAAATAATCGTCTTGCCGCCGTATTTCTCATAAAACCGGTGTGTTCGATCGATATATTCCTTTTTGATGAATCGGCTGTCTTCTCTCTGAAGGAGCTTAGAGCCGATCTTGTAGCCGATCCAGTAGTTCACCGCATCCCCGACAATCGCCGCAATACTCAGAAGGATAAAGAGCCACCCGACATTCAGCGAACTCCCGGCGGCGAGGGCGCCGACCCCGAAGAGGAGGGAGTCCCCCGGAAGAAAGGGGGTGACCACCAAACCGGTCTCGCAAAAAATAATCAAAAAGAGAATGAGATAGGTCCAGAGGCCGTAGTTCTCGAAGACCCAGGTAAGATGTTGATCAAGGTGGAGGAAGAGATCGATGAAAGTCTGAATCAGTTCCACAACAATCCATTGGGGGGGTTCAACATTGCGGGCTTAGGTTTCCGTTCCAAAGCAGCATGATCCGATTGGATGGAAACGGAAGACATCCTAAAAGCGGACAGGCAAAGAATAAGCTTATCTCTTCACTCCGCGGACCGGCATCGTTTCGCTTCTCTTCTCGATCTCCTCGACCAAGGATCGATGCGCCTCGCAGCCCACGACCTGCTTGATCTTTTTCGGCTGCGGCGCCTGATGGGGAAGAAGGAACCGCTCTTTCAGGCTGAGGATTCGACTCAGCGACTCGTTGAGGCGCTCCTGAGTAATCGTTCCCTTCTCCACAGCGTGAATCAATGCCTCGAGGACCGCTTTCTGCTGATCGAGCGAATGACAGACCAAAATCAAATCCGATCCCGCCTGGACCGCCCTCACCGCCGCTTCGGGGACGGTGAAACCGTCGGTGATCCCCTTCATCTCCAGATCGTCGGTCACCACGAGCCCTTCGAACTGAATCGTTTTGCGGAGCAGTTGAGAGATGATCTTTTTAGAAAGGGAAGCGGGGTATTTTTCGTCAAGCTTCGTGTAGAGGACGTGGGCCGTCATGATGGCATGGAGACGGTTTTCGACCGCATGGATAAACGGCTTCAGCTCCAAATCGGCCATCCGGTGGAGAGAATGGTCGACGCGCGGCAGGGTCTTGTGCGAGTCGGCGGCGGTATCCCCATGACCGGGGAAGTGTTTGCCGCAGGCGATCACCCGCTGATCGTGCAGGGCGGCAATCGTCGCAAGCCCATGTTTCGAGACAAGGGTCGGGCTGGCCCCGAAGGCGCGGTCTCCGATGATCGGGTTCTTCGGATTGGTGTCGACATCAAGCACCGGAGCGAAATTCATATTGATACCGACCGCCGCCAGCTCCTTCGCCATCGCTTCCGCGCAACTGTAGGTGAGATCGACCGAGTCGCAGTGGCCGAGCGTCCGCGCCGGCGGAAACTGGGTGAAGGGGGGGGCGAGGCGCGAAACCCGGCCTCCTTCTTGATCGACAGCGATGAAGAGGGGCGCATCGGGCGCCGCCTTCTGTAACGATTCGGTCAGCTTGGCACATTGGGCCGGATCTTTGATGTTCCGAGAGAAGAGAATGACGCCGCCGATGTGGTGTTTTCGAATCAATTCCTCCACCCCCTCGGAAGGGGCGGTTCCATCAAACCCCACCATCAGGAGTTGGCCGATCTTATGGGTCACTTTCATATGAATCCTCCCCCGCTGGTAACTGGTGTAAGGGGCGTGATTGATCCCGCCCACCCTGAGGCACAATTAAATTGCGCCTCTACTTCTTTTTCTGCTGCTTGGCGAGATTCGCCAGATACTGGACCAAAAGGCGAAGGCCGGTTCCGGTCGATCCTTTGGGAATATAGGGACGCGGTTTCTCCCCGTTCCACGAGGTTCCGGCGATATCGAGATGAACCCACGGCGTCTCCCCGACGAACTGCTTCAGGAAGAGGGCGGCGGTGATGCTTCCGCCGGGACGGCCGCCGGTATTTTTCAGGTCGGCGATCTCGCTCTTGATCTGATCGTGATACTCTTCCCAGAGCGGCATCTCCCAGACCCGCTCTCCGGTCTCGTCGCTTGCTTTCTGAATTTGGGCGGTCAGCTTTGGATCGTTTCCGAAAAGGGCCATTGCATGATGGCCGAGGGCGACGACGCAGGCGCCGGTCAGGGTAGCCAGATCGATCATCGCCGCCGGCTCGTAGCGCTTGGCATAAGCGAGCGCATCGGCCAGGCAGAGACGCCCTTCGGCATCGGTATTGATCACCTCCACCGTCTTTCCGGCGAGGGTCGTGAGGACGTCGCCCGGATGCATGGCGGTCCCGCTCGGCATATTGTCGGTGGCCGGGAGAACGCCGATGATATTGAGGGGGAGCTTCAACTGGGCGGCGACCCGCATCGTCCCCAAAACCGTCGCGCCGCCGCTCATATCGTATTTCATCTGCTCCATGTTCTCCGCCGGCTTCAGCGAAATGCCGCCTGAGTCGAATGTGACCGACTTGCCGATGAGGGCGACCGGGCGTCCTTTTTTCTTGGCGCCGTCATACTCCAAAACGATGAACTTCGGCGGCTCCACCGTTCCACGGGCGACGCCGAGGAGAGCCCCCATTCCGAGCCGTTCCATGTCGGCGCGCTCGAGCACCTCCAGGCGAAGGTGGTAATCGGAGGCGATCTTCTTCGCCTCCTCCGCCAGGCGGCTCGGCGTGACCACATTCGAAGGGGTGTTGCAGAGATCCCGAACGTAATTGGCCGCCTCGGCAATCAACTTCCCCCGGAGGGCCCCCATCTGGATCTCGACGACCTTTTTGTCGTCCGGCTCGATCAGGGCGCATTCCCGGACCTCCTTCGGCGGGGTCTGCCGGTCGGTTTTGTAAACCTGGAACTGATACAGCCCCAATACCACCCCCTCCACCATCGCCTGCGCCATATCCTGGACCGACGTTCTGGGAAGTCCCTTGCCGTGAATCTGGGTCGCGAACTGGCGGAAGCCCATCTCACGAATCTGCGTGGCCGCCCGTCCCATCGCTTGACGGATCCGATCAAGGGTCGCCTCGGCCCGCTTGCCGAGCCCCAACAGAAGAAGCCGCGGCGATGCGATCTTTCGATCGGTCCGGACCAGGAGCGTCTGAAGAAATTTTCCGCCGAACTCCTCTGTGGAGAGGACCTCTTGGATCTTTCCGCCGATCGCCTTATCAATCGACATCACCTCGGGCAGGAGCCCCTCTCCTTCATAATGACCGAGGACAAGGATCTCCGTGGTTTGCTTCGTGAGCGGTCCCCTTTGAACCTTAAATTCCATTCACACTCCCTATTTAGACCCCCCGCATCGCCGGGTCCCAGATGTATTTGTGTAATTGCAATTGAAATCGGACCGGAAGCTTCTCTTCCAAGATCCACTCGGCCAGCTGCCGCGAATCCATCTGATTAAAAACGGGAGAAAAAAGAACCGGGTGATCGAGCAAGCGCGGATGTTGCGACAAGACCTCCTTGGCCCAATCATAATCGGCCCGATCGGCAATGACGAATTTGACTTCATCCCCTTTTTTTAATCGGCCGAGGTTCTCCCAATGGACGGCATGGCTCATCTTGCTGCCGGGGCACTTGATATCCATAATGATCACGGCGCGAGGATCGACCCGATCGATCGGAATGCTTCCGCTGGTCTCGATTAAGACAACGTACCCTTCATCGAGCAGCCGGGTCACGAGGGGATAGACCTCTTCTTGAAGCAGCGGCTCGCCTCCGGTGACTTCGACCAGGCGGCACCCGTGACCGCGGACTTCTTGGATAACCGATTCAACGGAGCGATCCGATCCTTCATAGAAAGCATAGGTCGTATCGCACCAGCCGCACCGAAGATTGCAAAAGGCGGTTCGTACGAACACACAGGTAAGTCCGGCATAGGTGGACTCTCCCTGAATGCTCTTGAAGATTTCATTTACTTTCATAAATTATTGAAGATGCTTTCGTCGAGGGAATAAAGGGTAGGAAGGTCTGCTCTCCGGCGCTCGACCTGGCGCCGATCTTTGATCCGCCGCTGATCGTGACGGCGATCCAAACCGGCGACGGGAAGAATCTGTGTCCGACGATCGGGGCCATAGCCGCGCGTCATCTGCCGCCGCTCTTGATTTCGTCGCTCCACGCCTGCCTCCAAACCGTTGAGATTTTAACAGGTCGTCTCATGGAGGTCAAGTTGGAAGATGGCGCCTGGAGGACGGTTCTGAGCGTACCTTAAGAAAGCGATGAACGACGGGGAGGGACCGGACTGCCGTCTAAGACAGCCGCATGTTCTCTTCGAATGATCATTCTCTGGAAGGGATAAGACCGGACCGTTCCCTTTTTAAAGCAAAGAGAAAGAGAGGTCTTACGGATTCATTGTGGTGGAGATACGTTGCGCCTTCAGACGTTTTTTCCTCGCCTCTTTCTGCTTTCTCTTTCTTTTGACGGAGGGTTTTTCGTAGAAGCTTCTGCGTTTGAGTTCTTTTAAAAGACCCTCTTTGGCCAATTGCCGCTTCAGGGCTTTTAATGCTTTCTCGATCTGGTTCTCGTAGACTTTGATCAAACAGTTCTCCTTTCCGACCGGATGGAATCCCCGACGGATCAATGCTAAACAGTGTTAAATTAAAAAACCCCCAGAACGTGAGGAGCTCTCTGGGGGCAGAGCTGATGGCGAAGAGTGAACGCAATTATTACCTAGTTTTTGATGATTGTCAAGAAAAATGATGCCAAAAAAGGACGATCGATCGAACCTGCGCCGGGGATAAGCGATCATGACTTCATTGATAACGGGATCCATTCCCAATGTTACATGAAATATTGTACTCCCCTTAAGTCTCTTCCAGTTTCGGAAATCGAACAAAAAATGTGCTTCCTTCACCCTTTCTCGATTCGATCCAGACCTTTCCGTGAGCCAAGTCGACGACCTTCTTTACAATCGTCAGCCCAACCCCCGTCCCCTCCACATCCAGATCCTTCAATCGTTGAAAGACGCCAAAAATCCTGTCGTGGTAATCTGGATCAATTCCGATACCGTTGTCCTTCACATAAAATTCCACCCACTCTCCACTCTCTCTCCCGCCGATTTCAATTCGCGGACAGGGCTGATCTCCCATAAACTTTGCCGCATTGGTAATCAGATTCTGAAACAACTCCATGATCTGTGTGCGGTCGAAGAGGAAGTTTGGAAATGTCGGATGGATGACGATTTCAATTCCCTTTCGGGCAAAACGCTCTTGATGGATTTCGAGAACTCTCTCAACGACCGACCGTACCTCGACCGGCTCCGCCCCCTTCTGCGCGCCCACGCGAGAGAGCGCCAGCAGATCCATAATCATCAGTTCCATATAATCGGCATTGTCGATGACCCGCCGCAGGTAGTGCTTTCCTTTCTCATCGAACCGATCGGCATAATCCTCCATGAGAATCGAAGCCATTCCCTGCATGGAGACCACCGGCGACTTCAGGTCATGAGAGATGGTATAAATGACCGATTCCAGCTCTTGCGTCCGTAGCTTGACCTCTTTTTCCAAATGGGTATGCGCCCGGTCCAACTCCTCACTCATCTGATTGAAACTGCGCGCCAGAACACCCAATTCATCGTTGGAAAAGGCCTGCACCATCGCGCCATATTCCCCGCGGCCGATCTTCTCCGTCCCTTCGACCAGAATCCGAACCCGCCGGAGAACTTTCCTCATCGACACCAAGGAAATTCCGAGGGCGATCAAGCCGGTCACCGCAAGAATCCAGGACATCTGCAGGGTAATTCGTTTCTCGGTCTCCATCATCTCCGCCATCGACAAACCCAATCTCAACGTCCCCAGGCGGGTCGTCTCCTTCAGCTCTTTTCCGCCGAACAAAAGAAACTCTTCTTCCGTGGAGGCTGCTTGAACCGACCAGACCGGGAGTGAGACATCGACCACCCTTTGATCGGCCATCCCGATCTCGCGGTACCCCGGCTGGGTCAATCGGAGGGCTTCCTGCGTCACAGGATCTTGGTAGACCTTTCCCTTCTCGACTACATTGGTGTGGGCCAAGACACGCCCCCTTTCATCGAGTGCAACGGCATAGAGCGCTTCCGTTCGCTCCATCGCCTCTTGCAAAAAGGCTAAAAGCAGATCTTCATCCTCCTCTTCGAAGGCCGAGACAATCTCACCCGGCTCACCCCGCAGGCCGGTGGTCTTTAAAATCCCCCGCTTGGCCACCTCTCCCACGAGAATGGAATGCACCCCTCTTTTCGAAAGGAGGATACTGGCGCCCCCGGAAAGGAGCGCGATGGAGATGATAAAAATCAGAAACTTCGTTCGAAGCGTCACGGAAGCACTTTATCGGCCCTCTGAAGGGCTTCTTTCGGAATCTCCAGCCCTGCTTTTTCAGCCGCCTTTACATTGATCGTTACTTCTGCCTTTTCAGGGTAAATCGTTTCGAGCGTCCACTCCCCCGAGAGCACCCTTTGGGCCGCAAGGCCGGCTGCGCGGCCCACCTCGCGAAAGCTGCTCGATACCGATGCGGTGGCCCCCTGCTGAACGAATCCCGCCGTAGGGGCGTAAAAGGGGATCCGGTTGGACCAGGAATACTCTTTCAAAATGGAGAGATTCTGAGCGCTGACGAGGACGGGGTCTGGAAGGAGCCAAATGGCATCGGCCTTCCTAAAAAGGTTTCGAAGGCGATCGGGAAGATCACCCGGGTCGTTCAACCGTTCCGACAAAATGTCGATTCCGATCGACTCCGATGCCTTTCGAATCTCCTGGAGGTACGCCTCAACCGATTTTGAAGACCAGAGAACCGCAAGCCGCTTGAGGCCCGGCTGCATTTCCTTGACCCTCGCGAGAACGGTCGCGGCCCTCGGAAGGATATTTACTTCGATGGAGAGCCCTTTCCGATCCCGCAATCCCAGCTTCGTCCCGGGGGCCATGCCGTAGATCAGGACGACCCTGTCGGGATAATCCCATTGTGCCGCCTTCCCCCCGAAGGCGACGACGACGCGGGTCTCCAGAGAGATCCGCGGAGGACCTTCCATGATGGGAATGGAGGGGACGGGACGGCCGAACGCTTCTTGAAATCCCTCAAACGCCTCGCGATAGGGACCCCATTCGGCGCTGAGGATCGCGACGACCTCTTGTGCGGACGCTATTTCAGGGGCGGTAAGGAAAAAACCAATCAGACAGGTGATTTGAATCCATTTTCCCGAGGTTTGCCTCATTCATCGACTCATGACTCAATAGATGACCGAGACGCCGCCGTAATACGTCTTCGGGATTTCGAGGAAGTCGGGAAACTCGCGATGATTCGGACTCGCAAGATTTTTCCCCCCGATGAAAAACTCGACATCTTTGATCGGATTGTAGGCAAGCCGGGCATCGACGCGCCAGTAGGGAGCCACCTCAACAATCTCGGATTGCCGTGAATTGGTGATCGCGTAGCTGCTTTTGTATCCGGCGTTGACGCTGGCGGAAAGACCGACGGCGATCCGGAAGATCCCGCCGAGGTTGACCTTGTGCTTCGGTGTCGCTTCTTCGATCAAGACCCGGTCGGCCTCGGTGAAGGTCGATCCATCGTCATCGATTGTTTCATAGGTATAGTTGACATAGACCGATCGCGCCGGAGCGAAGCGGTAGGCCAACTTCAGCTCAGCCCCTTTTGCAGTCGCCTCCCGGCTGTTATCGAATGAGAAGGTCGTGGGGGTTGGGAAAGGGAAGAAAGAACCTTGCTGCTTCACGAAGCTTGCGGTGAGATCGTCGAATTGCATATAAAAGAGGCTCCCTTCGGCCTGGAGACGCCGGTCGAGATAGGCGCCGTGATAGCCGATCTCATAGGAGTGAAGTTTTGACGGCTTCAAATCGGGGTTCCCTTCCATGATCACGGTGAAGTCCGACTGCCGGTCGACCCGGGCTTCCCACATAGAAGGGACCGTCGGTGCCGCTGAATACGACGCACGTAAAGCATGGTCGGTTCCCAGTGCATAGAGGGTTGCAATCTGATAGGCCGGCTCCGTTCCTCCGGTGTCCGACCGCTCGAGTGAGGCGGCCACCACAACGGTCAACGCTTCGATCACAACGATCGACTGTTGAACAAAACCGCGGACGAGGGCATTTTCCTGTTCCGGCTCCGATCGGAAAGCCTCGTCGGATTCCGCGACCGAAAGACGATAACTTCCTCCCCAGGTGGTCTTCAGCCGGCCCTCTCCCCAATTGATATGATGAACCGCCTCGACATCGCTCTGCGTGTAATCGACTTCAAAAGTCCCTTCAAAATCGGGCTCCGATTTCTGGGTGAATTTGTTGTAAGAAGCCATCAGCTCCAGCGTCGAATCGGCGCCGAGCGGCAGGGAGCCCTTCAACATTCCGAAGGCGTTCCGGAATTTTCCCTCCCGCTCGAAGGCCATCCCCATTTCATCCCAGGAGCTCCCCGCGAAGAATTCCAAGCCGAAACGGTCGGTCGGATTCCAGAAGCCCCTCAGATTGGTTTTATGAGAGGTCAGGAAATCTTCCGCCGGAGGGATGGTGAAAAAGGGATTCGGATCGGAGGGCGCGTTGTGGAAGCCATCCTCATTCCAGAAACCGTAGCTCAAGCGATAACCGAACCGATCCCCGGCCGACTCATACGCCGCTCCCGATTGAAAAAGATCAATATTGCCCCGAAGAAGGTATGCGGAAGCGGACCGCTCCGACGACGGCTTTTTCGTAATAATGTGAATGACCCCCAGCGCCGCATTCGAGCCGTAGAGGGCGGCGTTCGGACCCCGGACGATCTCAATCCGCTCGATGTCCTGAAGCTGGACCGGAAGCTGCTCCCAATAGACGCCCCCGGAATAGGCGTTGTAAACACTGCGGCCATCGACGAGGACCTGGAGGCTGTCGACGAACTCTTCCGGAAATCCTCTCACCGAGACGATCGCCCGATTCCCGTCGACCGACCGCCCGTCAAGGACATCCACCCCGACGCGAAACCGCAGAAGATCCCAGAGGTTCGTCGCCCCCGAGGTCCGGATTTCTTCACCGGTGATCACCTCCACCGCCACCGGGGCTTCCCGCACCGGCTGCAAGCGCCGGGAAGCCGTGACCGTCTGCGCTTCGTGCGCAAAGAACTCCAACTCCGAACGCCCCTCTTCGGCCGCCGAGACCGAGGCCGCCGCACTGAAGAGCAAACACGCTCCGATGATTTTACTGCAACCGTTTCTCCATCGTTTCTTTTTACCAAAAAACAGACGCATCTTCGTTCCTCTGCAGAGTCGGCCTGACGCAATGAATGGATCAATCATCTGAAATACCTTATTGGAATCTAAACGGGATGGCGGCGGATCATCCCTATAAAGGATAGAAAAAATGTAACACAGAACTGCATCTTGTCAATGGAACGCGCTTCGCTCGCAAGATGACCTCCCGGTCGGGAAAGAGCGGCGACGTTCACCCGTGACCGCCGAAACGTTTTCCGCCATGGACGGCTAAAAACAAACCCGTTTTCTTTTTGTAGACGATCGGCCCTTTCATCGGGCGAAAATCAGGCCGGCTTTCTTTTATCCAAGATTTCGAGGAAGGTTTTCACCACTCCCGGATCAAATTGGGTGCCGGCGTTCTTCCGGAGCTCTTGGACCGCCTCCTCATGCGACATCTTCGGTCGGTAGGGTCGAACCGAGATCATCGCATGATACGCCTCGACCACGCCGAGGACGCGGGCGAGAAAAGGAATCTCCTCTCCTTTTAACCCGTTCGGATAACCTTTGCCGTCGTAGCGTTCGTGATGGTAGAGAATGGCCGGAAGAACAGACTCCAGATTGTGTGATTCTTTGATCAGCATCTGCGCCAGGCCGGGATGGGCTTGAATGATTTTTCGCTCCTCGGTCGAGAGGGGGCCCGGTTTATTTAGAATGCTGTCGGGGATGCTCACAATGCCGATGTTGTGGAGGAGGCTCGCGAGCTGCAAACTTTGCTTCTCCTGCTCGCCGAGGTTCA contains:
- a CDS encoding ATP-binding protein; this translates as MTLRTKFLIFIISIALLSGGASILLSKRGVHSILVGEVAKRGILKTTGLRGEPGEIVSAFEEEDEDLLLAFLQEAMERTEALYAVALDERGRVLAHTNVVEKGKVYQDPVTQEALRLTQPGYREIGMADQRVVDVSLPVWSVQAASTEEEFLLFGGKELKETTRLGTLRLGLSMAEMMETEKRITLQMSWILAVTGLIALGISLVSMRKVLRRVRILVEGTEKIGRGEYGAMVQAFSNDELGVLARSFNQMSEELDRAHTHLEKEVKLRTQELESVIYTISHDLKSPVVSMQGMASILMEDYADRFDEKGKHYLRRVIDNADYMELMIMDLLALSRVGAQKGAEPVEVRSVVERVLEIHQERFARKGIEIVIHPTFPNFLFDRTQIMELFQNLITNAAKFMGDQPCPRIEIGGRESGEWVEFYVKDNGIGIDPDYHDRIFGVFQRLKDLDVEGTGVGLTIVKKVVDLAHGKVWIESRKGEGSTFFVRFPKLEET
- a CDS encoding TonB-dependent receptor — encoded protein: MRLFFGKKKRWRNGCSKIIGACLLFSAAASVSAAEEGRSELEFFAHEAQTVTASRRLQPVREAPVAVEVITGEEIRTSGATNLWDLLRFRVGVDVLDGRSVDGNRAIVSVRGFPEEFVDSLQVLVDGRSVYNAYSGGVYWEQLPVQLQDIERIEIVRGPNAALYGSNAALGVIHIITKKPSSERSASAYLLRGNIDLFQSGAAYESAGDRFGYRLSYGFWNEDGFHNAPSDPNPFFTIPPAEDFLTSHKTNLRGFWNPTDRFGLEFFAGSSWDEMGMAFEREGKFRNAFGMLKGSLPLGADSTLELMASYNKFTQKSEPDFEGTFEVDYTQSDVEAVHHINWGEGRLKTTWGGSYRLSVAESDEAFRSEPEQENALVRGFVQQSIVVIEALTVVVAASLERSDTGGTEPAYQIATLYALGTDHALRASYSAAPTVPSMWEARVDRQSDFTVIMEGNPDLKPSKLHSYEIGYHGAYLDRRLQAEGSLFYMQFDDLTASFVKQQGSFFPFPTPTTFSFDNSREATAKGAELKLAYRFAPARSVYVNYTYETIDDDGSTFTEADRVLIEEATPKHKVNLGGIFRIAVGLSASVNAGYKSSYAITNSRQSEIVEVAPYWRVDARLAYNPIKDVEFFIGGKNLASPNHREFPDFLEIPKTYYGGVSVIY